The Streptomyces sp. NBC_00440 genome contains a region encoding:
- a CDS encoding type I polyketide synthase, with protein MDTSVEQIVEALRKSMLENERLRSENGALTSAATEPIAIVGMGCRYPGGVNSPDDLWQLVAEGRDAVAAFPADRGWDVEGMYDPEPGKPDRSIAREGGFLYGAAGFDADFFGISPNEALRLDPQQRLLLEVSWEALEHAGIDPRSLEGSRTGVFAGLMYHDYGPGSSDGSLVSGRVSYTLGLEGPAVTVDTACSSSLVALHWAVQALRAGECTLALAGGVTVMVEPDTFFEFNRQRGLARDGRCKSFSAAADGTGWGEGVGTLLLERLSDARRHGHRVLAVVRSSAVNQDGASSGITTPNGPAQQRVIHQALAAAGLTTADVDAVEAHGTGTVLGDPIEAQALLATYGKGRPGDRPLWLGSVKSNFGHTQAAAGVAGIIKMVQAMKHGVLPKSLHADDPSPKVDWESGAVRLLAESRPWPEHGGTRRAGVSSFGISGTNAHVIVEQAPPADEPPPRPSAGPSVLPLVVSGSTGQALRDQGSRLLAHLESRTDAEPLDLGHSLALTRTRLDHRAVVTGADRDELLRGLRALSDGAEAPGVARGWTRTKGRTAFMFTGQGAQRPGMGRELHAAHPAFARAFDDAVAALDARLGVSLREILWATDDRAGQTLNRTVYAQAGLFALEVALFRLLESWGVRPGFVTGHSIGELSAAHVAGVLTLADAATLVAARGRLMQQLPAGGAMTAVEASEEEVLPRLTPGVSIAAINGPAAVVISGESGEVGLIADHFTAAGRRTTSLRVSHAFHSPLMEPMLADFRKVAESLTYRAPAIPVVSNITGVQASAAELTDPGYWVRHVREPVRFMDGVRALEDAGVTRFVELGPDGVLTGMAGACARTDAVTAVALLRKNRPEEGTLLEAVGRLDATGVPVDWEAFFDGLGGRPVELPTYAFQHRRYWMESPSAGDASDLGQTPAGHPLVGAVVRLPDSDGVLLTGRLSTATQPWVSDHRVLDTVLLPGTAFVELALRAGDEVGCGLLEELTLLAPLVPPTNGGVAVSVSVAEADASGRRAVRIHSRDESGSDRPVLHAEGIVAPAAGPPPAGPPPAVAAAGWPPPEAVAVDLAGVYESLRERGYDYGPAFQGLRSLWRLGDEVYAELALPEPHTADAARFGLHPALLDAALHADLLAGPDTGDGGTVLPFCWTGVRLHTAGASAVRVRITRPGPERIAIAMDDAAGAPVLRLDSLIGRPVQAQQLAAGSALPQDALFEVLWSPLPAGPAGSAAHTAWGDVPTAGEVTGTVVFEPRHTAGDAPGGTRTSAVHQVLGTVQRFLDGERFAGSELLVVTRGALATAPGEPADPELAAVTGLVRSAQAEYPDRLRLLDLGPGEELNGVLPAVLATREPELAAREGALLVPRLERASLTAGDRKELDPDGTVLITGGTSGLGAVVARHLVTEHGVRRLLLTSRRGPEAPGAPELAAELGALGAEVTVASCDVADRDALAGLLATVDEAHRLTGVVHAAGVLDDGVLTTLTPDQLDRVMGPKARAAQHLHELTAADDLAMFVLFSSVAGTLGSAGQANYAAANASLDALAHRRRAAGLPGTSLAWGLWSGTGMGEQLSETDVQRLRRAGFPPLSPDEGLALLDSALALDAAQLVLARLDFAALAAQGAAPVSGLLSGLVRRPARPASGGGAAASGAEAADELKQRLTSCGGAERERILLDVVRTHAAFVLGHDRPAAIDPERGFLDIGFDSLSALDLRNRLITAIGHPLPPSLLFDHPSAAALATHLNEEFFGGTEQDAGSALTSATADELFDILDGLGMPG; from the coding sequence GTGGATACATCCGTCGAGCAGATCGTCGAGGCGCTGCGCAAGTCCATGCTGGAGAACGAACGGCTCCGTTCGGAGAACGGCGCTCTCACCAGCGCCGCCACCGAGCCGATCGCGATCGTGGGAATGGGCTGCCGCTACCCCGGCGGCGTGAACTCCCCCGACGACCTCTGGCAGTTGGTGGCCGAAGGGCGCGACGCGGTCGCCGCTTTCCCCGCCGACCGGGGCTGGGACGTGGAGGGCATGTACGACCCGGAACCCGGAAAGCCCGACAGGAGCATCGCCCGCGAGGGCGGGTTCCTGTACGGCGCGGCCGGTTTCGACGCCGACTTCTTCGGGATCAGCCCCAACGAGGCCCTGCGCCTCGACCCGCAGCAACGGCTGCTGCTGGAGGTCTCCTGGGAGGCCCTGGAGCACGCCGGGATCGACCCCCGCAGCCTGGAGGGCAGCAGGACCGGTGTGTTCGCGGGCCTGATGTACCACGACTACGGGCCGGGCAGCAGCGACGGCAGTCTGGTCTCCGGCCGGGTCTCCTACACGCTCGGCCTGGAGGGCCCCGCCGTCACGGTGGACACGGCCTGCTCCTCGTCCCTGGTGGCCCTGCACTGGGCGGTCCAGGCGCTGCGGGCCGGCGAGTGCACGCTGGCCCTGGCCGGCGGTGTCACCGTCATGGTCGAACCGGACACCTTCTTCGAGTTCAACCGGCAGCGGGGGCTCGCCAGGGACGGCCGCTGCAAGTCGTTCTCAGCGGCGGCCGACGGCACCGGATGGGGCGAAGGCGTCGGCACCCTGCTGCTGGAGCGGCTGTCGGACGCGCGCCGCCACGGGCACCGGGTGCTTGCGGTGGTGCGGTCCAGCGCCGTCAACCAGGACGGCGCGTCGAGCGGCATCACCACCCCCAACGGTCCGGCGCAGCAGCGGGTCATCCACCAGGCGCTCGCCGCCGCCGGCCTGACCACCGCCGATGTCGACGCGGTGGAAGCGCACGGAACCGGAACGGTGCTCGGCGACCCCATCGAGGCACAGGCCCTGCTGGCGACGTACGGCAAGGGGCGGCCGGGGGACCGGCCGCTGTGGCTGGGCTCCGTCAAGTCGAACTTCGGCCACACCCAGGCCGCTGCCGGTGTCGCCGGGATCATCAAGATGGTCCAGGCGATGAAGCACGGTGTGCTCCCGAAGTCACTGCACGCCGACGATCCCAGCCCCAAGGTCGACTGGGAGTCCGGCGCGGTGCGGCTGCTGGCCGAGTCCCGGCCCTGGCCGGAGCACGGCGGCACCCGCAGAGCGGGGGTGTCGTCCTTCGGGATCAGCGGCACCAACGCCCATGTGATCGTCGAGCAGGCACCGCCGGCGGACGAACCGCCGCCCCGCCCCTCCGCCGGGCCTTCCGTGCTCCCGCTGGTGGTCTCCGGCAGCACCGGGCAGGCCCTGCGCGACCAGGGCAGCCGCCTGCTGGCACACCTGGAGTCCCGCACGGATGCCGAACCGCTCGATCTCGGGCACTCCCTGGCCCTGACCCGCACCCGCCTCGACCACCGTGCCGTGGTCACCGGGGCGGACCGCGACGAGCTGCTGCGCGGACTGCGGGCGCTGTCGGACGGCGCGGAGGCCCCCGGAGTGGCCCGTGGCTGGACGCGTACGAAGGGCCGTACCGCCTTCATGTTCACCGGCCAGGGCGCCCAGCGGCCCGGCATGGGGCGTGAACTGCACGCCGCCCACCCGGCTTTCGCGCGTGCCTTCGACGACGCCGTGGCCGCACTGGACGCACGGCTCGGTGTCTCGCTGCGCGAGATCCTGTGGGCCACGGACGACCGGGCCGGACAGACGCTGAACCGGACCGTGTACGCGCAGGCCGGCCTGTTCGCCCTGGAGGTGGCGCTGTTCCGGCTGCTGGAGTCATGGGGAGTACGCCCCGGCTTCGTGACCGGGCACTCGATCGGTGAACTGTCCGCCGCCCACGTCGCGGGCGTCCTCACACTCGCCGACGCGGCGACCCTGGTGGCCGCACGTGGCCGTCTGATGCAGCAGCTGCCCGCGGGCGGGGCCATGACGGCCGTCGAGGCGAGTGAGGAGGAGGTGCTGCCCAGGCTGACGCCCGGCGTGAGCATCGCCGCCATCAACGGCCCCGCCGCTGTGGTGATCTCCGGTGAATCCGGTGAAGTCGGCCTGATCGCGGACCACTTCACCGCCGCAGGCCGCAGGACCACCTCGCTGCGGGTCAGCCATGCCTTCCACTCGCCGCTGATGGAGCCCATGCTCGCCGACTTCCGGAAGGTGGCGGAGAGCCTCACCTACCGGGCGCCGGCCATCCCCGTGGTCTCGAACATCACCGGTGTCCAGGCCTCCGCTGCGGAGCTCACCGATCCCGGCTACTGGGTGCGCCATGTGCGCGAGCCGGTCCGCTTCATGGACGGCGTCAGGGCCCTGGAGGACGCCGGGGTCACCCGCTTCGTCGAGCTGGGTCCCGACGGTGTGCTGACCGGTATGGCCGGGGCGTGCGCCCGTACGGACGCGGTCACCGCGGTGGCGCTGCTCCGCAAGAACCGGCCCGAGGAGGGCACCCTCCTTGAGGCGGTCGGCCGGCTCGACGCCACCGGCGTGCCCGTCGACTGGGAGGCGTTCTTCGACGGCCTCGGCGGCCGTCCCGTCGAACTGCCCACGTACGCCTTCCAGCACCGCAGGTACTGGATGGAGTCGCCTTCGGCGGGCGACGCGTCGGACCTGGGGCAGACGCCCGCGGGGCACCCGCTCGTGGGGGCGGTCGTACGCCTCCCGGACTCCGACGGCGTCCTGCTCACCGGACGGCTGTCGACGGCCACGCAGCCGTGGGTGTCCGACCACCGGGTGCTGGACACCGTGCTGCTGCCCGGCACGGCGTTCGTGGAGCTGGCGCTCAGGGCCGGGGACGAGGTCGGCTGCGGGCTGCTGGAGGAACTCACCCTGCTCGCACCGCTGGTTCCGCCCACGAACGGGGGCGTCGCGGTCAGTGTGTCGGTCGCGGAGGCCGACGCGTCCGGGCGGCGCGCGGTGCGCATCCACTCGCGCGACGAATCCGGCAGCGACCGCCCGGTGCTGCACGCCGAGGGGATCGTCGCCCCGGCAGCAGGCCCGCCGCCCGCCGGGCCGCCGCCGGCGGTCGCCGCGGCCGGCTGGCCGCCTCCCGAGGCGGTGGCCGTGGACCTGGCGGGCGTGTACGAGAGCCTGCGCGAGCGCGGATACGACTACGGGCCGGCGTTCCAGGGCCTGCGGTCCCTGTGGCGGCTGGGCGATGAGGTGTACGCGGAACTCGCGCTGCCCGAACCGCACACCGCCGACGCGGCGCGGTTCGGTCTGCACCCCGCGCTGCTGGACGCGGCGCTGCACGCCGATCTGCTCGCGGGCCCGGACACGGGCGACGGCGGGACTGTCCTGCCGTTCTGCTGGACCGGGGTCCGGCTGCACACGGCGGGAGCTTCGGCCGTCCGCGTCCGGATCACCCGCCCCGGCCCGGAACGGATCGCGATCGCGATGGACGACGCCGCCGGCGCCCCTGTGCTGCGGCTGGACTCGCTGATCGGCAGGCCCGTGCAGGCGCAGCAGCTGGCAGCCGGCTCCGCGCTCCCGCAGGACGCGCTCTTCGAGGTCCTGTGGTCACCCCTGCCGGCCGGCCCGGCGGGCTCCGCCGCGCACACGGCGTGGGGCGACGTACCGACGGCCGGAGAGGTCACCGGCACCGTCGTGTTCGAGCCACGGCACACGGCGGGTGACGCGCCCGGCGGGACCCGGACCTCCGCCGTGCACCAGGTGCTCGGCACGGTCCAGCGGTTCCTGGACGGAGAGCGGTTCGCCGGGTCCGAGCTGCTGGTGGTCACGCGCGGGGCACTCGCCACGGCTCCGGGAGAGCCGGCGGACCCGGAGCTCGCCGCGGTGACGGGTCTCGTACGCTCGGCCCAGGCCGAGTACCCGGACCGGCTTCGCCTGCTCGACCTCGGCCCCGGCGAGGAACTGAACGGGGTCCTGCCGGCCGTACTGGCCACCCGGGAACCGGAGCTCGCCGCCCGCGAGGGGGCGCTGCTCGTACCCCGTCTGGAACGCGCGTCGCTCACCGCGGGAGACCGCAAGGAGCTCGACCCGGACGGCACGGTGCTCATCACCGGCGGCACCAGCGGCCTCGGCGCGGTCGTGGCCCGCCATCTGGTCACCGAACACGGCGTACGGCGGCTGCTGTTGACGAGCAGACGGGGCCCGGAAGCGCCGGGCGCCCCGGAACTGGCCGCCGAACTCGGCGCTCTCGGGGCCGAAGTGACGGTGGCGTCCTGCGACGTCGCCGACCGTGACGCCCTGGCAGGGCTGCTGGCCACCGTGGACGAGGCGCACCGCCTGACCGGCGTGGTGCACGCCGCCGGTGTGCTGGACGACGGGGTCCTGACCACCCTGACCCCGGACCAGCTGGACCGGGTGATGGGCCCGAAGGCGCGGGCGGCGCAGCATCTGCACGAGCTGACCGCGGCCGACGACCTCGCGATGTTCGTGCTCTTCTCCTCGGTCGCGGGCACCCTCGGAAGTGCGGGGCAGGCCAACTACGCGGCTGCGAACGCCTCCCTCGACGCGCTGGCGCACCGGCGCCGGGCGGCGGGTCTGCCCGGCACCTCACTGGCCTGGGGCCTGTGGTCCGGCACGGGCATGGGGGAGCAGCTGTCCGAAACCGATGTGCAGCGGCTGCGCCGTGCGGGCTTCCCACCGCTGTCGCCGGACGAGGGGCTCGCTCTCCTCGACAGCGCGCTCGCTCTGGACGCGGCCCAACTCGTCCTGGCACGGCTCGACTTCGCGGCGCTGGCCGCCCAGGGCGCAGCGCCGGTGTCCGGGCTGCTGAGCGGCCTGGTGCGACGGCCGGCCCGGCCCGCGTCCGGCGGTGGCGCTGCCGCGTCCGGGGCGGAGGCGGCGGACGAGCTGAAGCAGCGGCTCACCTCGTGCGGTGGGGCCGAGCGGGAGCGGATCCTGCTCGATGTCGTCCGTACCCATGCGGCGTTCGTTCTCGGCCATGACCGGCCGGCGGCGATCGATCCGGAGCGCGGCTTCCTCGACATCGGCTTCGACTCGCTCAGCGCTCTCGACCTGCGGAACCGTCTGATCACCGCGATCGGACACCCGCTGCCGCCGAGCCTGCTCTTCGACCATCCATCGGCGGCGGCCCTGGCCACTCATCTGAACGAGGAGTTCTTCGGCGGCACGGAGCAGGACGCCGGCTCCGCGCTGACCTCGGCGACTGCGGACGAACTCTTCGACATCCTGGATGGTCTCGGGATGCCGGGCTGA
- a CDS encoding TetR/AcrR family transcriptional regulator: MPRSSLPELSQERIVAEAVRFADSDGLAKLSMARLAERLGCATMSLYRHVATKDDLLVFMLDTAYGKPPFPEAPVDNWRAGLELWTTELLAVYRRHPWMLQIPTAGPPLEPGQLSWMECGLQMLHRTGLSATEKFSVVLLMNGYVHAGTKLSPAALQMPDDDDEAMPQYGRLLAKLVDADHFPVLSELVTAGVIDAPTDEFVFGLQRVLDGVEVMVNARQESPKAS, encoded by the coding sequence GTGCCCCGGAGCTCCCTGCCCGAGCTGAGCCAGGAGCGGATCGTCGCGGAAGCGGTCAGGTTCGCCGACTCCGACGGTCTGGCGAAGCTGTCCATGGCCCGGCTCGCCGAGCGGCTGGGCTGCGCGACCATGTCGCTGTACCGCCATGTGGCGACCAAGGACGACCTGCTGGTCTTCATGCTCGACACCGCGTACGGGAAGCCGCCCTTCCCCGAGGCCCCGGTGGACAACTGGCGCGCGGGTCTTGAGCTCTGGACGACGGAGCTGCTCGCCGTCTACCGCCGCCACCCCTGGATGCTGCAGATCCCGACGGCCGGCCCGCCGCTGGAGCCCGGACAGCTGTCCTGGATGGAGTGCGGGCTGCAGATGCTGCACAGGACCGGGCTCAGCGCCACCGAGAAGTTCTCCGTCGTGCTCCTCATGAACGGCTATGTGCACGCCGGTACGAAGCTGTCTCCGGCAGCCCTGCAGATGCCGGACGACGATGACGAAGCGATGCCGCAGTACGGGCGCCTCCTGGCGAAGCTCGTGGACGCGGACCACTTCCCCGTCCTGAGCGAGCTCGTCACGGCCGGCGTCATCGACGCCCCCACCGATGAGTTCGTCTTCGGACTCCAGCGTGTTCTCGACGGCGTCGAGGTCATGGTGAACGCGCGCCAGGAGAGCCCGAAGGCCTCCTGA
- a CDS encoding MFS transporter gives MNTNAKAGTKEWVGLAVLTLGSLLIMLDIGVLNFAVPAMSADLRPSAPELLWIMDVYPFALAGLLIPMGWVGDKIGRRKLLIIGALLFGVASACAAMATTPEALIASRALLGVAAAPVTPTVLGMIRVMFNDADQRKTAIAAWTGVLTSSTAFGPIIGGLLLNHFWWGSVFLINIPIMVLLVVLAPFLLPEHSDPSRGKLDAIGAVLSFAAILTVVYGVKEFAVNGYSLTSVISIAAGLVLGFAFVQRQRTAASPLLDLELFRYRAFSGSVTITLIVHGTLIGINLLVNQYMMSVLGMRPFTAALWSLAAFPVVAMAAPITAKYSRRVRPGNFLACGMVVMAVGCGVLFFVRMDSHVLFVMAGVALIAAGLLMVKALVADIVLTAAPPERASSSAAVSETANELGNALGFATFGTIGLAVFHHQMAGVHPSGLSSSDLDAARGSIGGTTAAAGRLTGGTADSLLHAGREAFTHGLNLAALTAVGVLGVAAVIMAVVLRKEPIPAPAPAEPAESTPPRVADPAR, from the coding sequence ATGAACACCAATGCCAAGGCAGGGACCAAGGAGTGGGTGGGCCTCGCGGTCCTCACGCTCGGGTCGCTGTTGATCATGCTGGACATCGGCGTGCTCAACTTCGCCGTACCGGCCATGAGTGCCGATCTCCGCCCCAGCGCCCCCGAGTTGCTGTGGATCATGGATGTCTACCCGTTCGCACTCGCCGGGTTGCTCATTCCGATGGGGTGGGTGGGCGACAAGATCGGCCGGCGCAAGCTCCTGATCATCGGTGCGCTGCTGTTCGGTGTCGCCTCGGCCTGCGCGGCCATGGCGACCACCCCCGAAGCCCTGATCGCCTCCCGGGCCCTGCTCGGTGTGGCGGCCGCGCCGGTGACACCCACCGTGCTCGGAATGATCCGCGTCATGTTCAACGACGCCGACCAGCGCAAGACCGCCATCGCGGCCTGGACCGGCGTGCTCACCAGCAGCACCGCGTTCGGCCCCATCATCGGCGGCCTGCTGCTCAACCACTTCTGGTGGGGCTCGGTCTTCCTCATCAACATCCCGATCATGGTCCTGCTGGTGGTGCTCGCGCCGTTCCTGCTCCCCGAGCACAGCGACCCGTCGCGCGGCAAGCTGGACGCGATCGGCGCCGTGCTCTCCTTCGCGGCGATCCTCACGGTGGTGTACGGCGTCAAGGAATTCGCCGTGAACGGCTACAGCCTCACCTCGGTGATCAGCATCGCGGCCGGGCTCGTTCTGGGCTTCGCCTTCGTACAGCGCCAGCGCACGGCGGCCAGCCCGCTGCTCGATCTGGAACTCTTCCGCTACCGGGCGTTCAGCGGTTCGGTGACGATCACCCTGATCGTCCACGGCACGCTCATCGGCATCAACCTGCTGGTCAACCAGTACATGATGTCCGTCCTGGGGATGCGCCCCTTCACCGCGGCCCTGTGGTCGCTCGCGGCGTTCCCCGTGGTCGCCATGGCCGCGCCGATCACGGCCAAGTACTCACGCCGCGTTCGCCCGGGCAATTTCCTCGCCTGCGGCATGGTGGTCATGGCGGTGGGCTGCGGGGTGCTGTTCTTCGTCCGGATGGACTCCCATGTGCTGTTCGTCATGGCGGGTGTCGCCCTCATCGCAGCCGGCCTGCTGATGGTGAAGGCACTGGTCGCGGACATCGTCCTGACCGCCGCACCGCCCGAGCGCGCCAGCTCGTCCGCGGCTGTGTCGGAGACCGCCAACGAGCTGGGCAACGCCCTCGGCTTCGCCACCTTCGGCACCATCGGCCTGGCCGTGTTCCACCACCAGATGGCCGGTGTGCACCCCTCCGGCCTGTCCAGCAGCGATCTCGACGCGGCCCGGGGCAGTATCGGCGGCACCACCGCGGCGGCCGGCCGGCTGACGGGCGGGACCGCCGACAGTCTGCTGCACGCCGGCCGTGAAGCCTTCACCCACGGTCTCAACCTGGCGGCGCTGACGGCTGTGGGCGTCCTCGGGGTGGCCGCCGTGATCATGGCGGTCGTGCTGCGCAAGGAGCCGATCCCCGCTCCCGCACCGGCCGAGCCGGCCGAGAGCACGCCTCCCCGGGTGGCGGATCCCGCGCGGTGA
- a CDS encoding TetR/AcrR family transcriptional regulator, translating to MYLRGPGVVVATARPSSLVAAHTTPNVWTDCLPTGQGGTHARDSDAETTPQGRGDTVDHEQTADGRVATGGRRERNKRQVRAKLYEAAIALFAENGYEGTSIEAITTRADVARGTFFNHFHRKEDLIVEWGERRRARLRDCIEEVNMADGERDAEQRLSGCLVALGKMNENDGECTQAMIKAWVKAGYPLSEEPFTAELFADVVARGKACGEFSQDIDVAQVGNVLHDVYLGSLYRWCRSGADAQLQSELREITHLVLNGVKARCR from the coding sequence TTGTACCTGCGCGGCCCCGGCGTGGTGGTCGCCACCGCCCGCCCGTCCTCACTCGTCGCCGCGCACACCACCCCGAATGTCTGGACCGACTGCCTGCCCACCGGGCAGGGCGGCACCCATGCACGTGACTCGGACGCGGAGACGACCCCACAGGGACGAGGAGACACGGTGGACCACGAACAGACAGCTGACGGGCGCGTCGCGACCGGCGGCCGCCGCGAGCGCAACAAGCGGCAGGTCAGGGCGAAACTCTACGAAGCGGCCATCGCGCTGTTCGCCGAAAATGGTTACGAGGGCACGTCGATCGAAGCGATCACCACGCGTGCCGATGTCGCACGCGGCACCTTTTTCAATCACTTCCACCGCAAGGAGGATCTGATTGTCGAATGGGGAGAGCGAAGACGGGCGAGATTGAGGGACTGTATCGAGGAGGTCAATATGGCCGATGGCGAACGTGACGCCGAACAGAGGCTGTCGGGCTGTCTGGTCGCCCTCGGTAAGATGAACGAGAACGACGGTGAATGCACCCAGGCCATGATCAAGGCATGGGTGAAGGCCGGATACCCGCTCTCGGAAGAGCCCTTCACGGCGGAGCTGTTCGCCGATGTGGTGGCGCGGGGAAAGGCCTGCGGCGAGTTCTCCCAGGACATCGATGTCGCGCAGGTCGGCAACGTACTGCACGACGTCTACCTGGGCTCGCTCTATCGATGGTGCCGCTCGGGCGCCGACGCGCAGTTGCAGTCCGAACTCCGGGAGATCACCCACTTGGTGCTCAACGGAGTGAAGGCTCGCTGCCGGTAG
- a CDS encoding helix-turn-helix transcriptional regulator: MVQIAHRGALENLRGQFAECAGGSGQLALITGGLASGKTHLMYEFSREVKKTGALHLAATGSRAESAFPVGVIDQLFRSAEIPPETAERIARVLQSDSLTRGSSPDGPDLSQEDARIIHAICLELLELSRKQPLVISIDDIQFVDGLSLHLILHLRRRMASAQVMIVLTEWSWAHPALSRFHAEITQQPHRRLRLTPLTVAEVSALMAQETEPQSAERYAPDLHRFTSGNPLLVRAVLEDLYAGPGSPGSEGDEEGFAEQVAGPAFAQAVLTCLYRWDTRLLRVAQGLAVLGKEASAPLVGQLLSLPVESAEQVIQVLSAAGLLDGARFRHGAAQTAVLGTLDTVERARMHGVSAQLLQNGGADPVTVAGHVIASGRAVGDWTVPVLRSAAVWAQADDDVDLVIECLELAVTACTSAEERRELRRGLARAVWQRDPAAADRYHACARQAMHEGKVTKQDAVSLLRQSLWQGDLETARTANEAYMTLEGPRNEYTEAELVLIYRWFYGSASGHTACRSDGGNPECEEDPWTRAVKSVSGGPGSAAARAALSSAVHILESCRLGETLLEVVIAALLTLLCGNQLNRASERCEALYAEAVRRGGLTWQAALGAVRADIALRRGDLSGAATHASAALALLPAQSWGVMLGYPLSTLIRAQTGLHMYEAAEESVRQMTSEAAPTTVWGLRFLNARGHYYLATDRVLAAVKDFQTCGRLAYDHDLDVSELVPWRNGLAEANMQLGRTKVAQDLVKQELNRPQGVDMHTQGVALRLLAGSSDLMQRTRLLRQSVDLLQLSGDRMELARSLADLSEAHRSVGEFDEARVTAWRAVQETKICESGLRPAPVLPAQRTAPPAQEPDQAPPSEGTGACPDAVTLSEAEERVAVLAAKGFSNREISRRLFITVSTVEQHLTRVYRKLGVNSRRALPTFLPLPQLQSM, translated from the coding sequence ATGGTGCAAATCGCACACCGTGGAGCGCTGGAAAATCTTAGGGGTCAGTTCGCTGAATGCGCTGGCGGATCAGGGCAACTCGCCCTGATCACAGGCGGTTTGGCGAGCGGAAAGACCCACTTGATGTACGAATTTTCGAGAGAGGTGAAAAAGACCGGCGCACTCCATCTCGCGGCCACCGGCTCCCGCGCGGAGTCGGCCTTCCCGGTAGGCGTGATCGACCAGCTGTTCCGCAGCGCCGAGATCCCGCCGGAGACGGCCGAACGGATCGCCCGGGTACTTCAGTCGGACTCCCTCACCAGGGGGTCCAGCCCGGATGGCCCGGATCTCAGCCAGGAGGACGCGCGGATCATCCACGCGATCTGCCTCGAACTGCTGGAGCTGTCCCGCAAACAGCCGCTGGTCATCAGCATCGACGACATCCAGTTCGTGGACGGGCTCTCGCTCCACCTCATCCTCCACCTGCGCCGTCGCATGGCCTCGGCCCAGGTGATGATCGTGCTCACCGAATGGAGCTGGGCGCACCCGGCACTCTCGCGCTTCCACGCCGAGATCACCCAGCAGCCGCACCGGCGGCTGCGGCTCACGCCGCTGACGGTCGCGGAGGTGTCCGCGCTGATGGCGCAGGAGACGGAACCGCAGAGCGCCGAGCGCTACGCCCCGGATCTCCACCGCTTCACCTCGGGCAACCCGCTGCTGGTCCGGGCTGTGCTGGAGGACCTGTACGCCGGGCCGGGCAGCCCGGGGAGTGAGGGGGACGAGGAGGGATTCGCCGAGCAGGTCGCCGGTCCCGCCTTCGCCCAGGCGGTGCTCACCTGCCTCTACCGCTGGGACACCCGGCTGCTGCGGGTGGCCCAGGGGCTCGCCGTACTGGGCAAGGAGGCATCGGCGCCGCTGGTGGGGCAGTTGCTCTCGCTCCCGGTGGAAAGCGCCGAGCAGGTGATCCAAGTGCTGTCGGCGGCCGGCCTGCTGGACGGCGCCCGGTTCCGGCACGGCGCGGCCCAGACCGCCGTGCTGGGCACACTCGACACCGTCGAACGGGCCCGGATGCACGGGGTGAGCGCCCAACTGCTGCAGAACGGCGGCGCCGACCCGGTGACCGTCGCGGGGCATGTCATCGCGTCGGGCAGAGCCGTCGGGGACTGGACGGTCCCGGTCCTGCGGAGCGCCGCTGTCTGGGCCCAGGCGGACGACGACGTCGATCTCGTCATCGAATGCCTGGAGTTGGCGGTCACCGCCTGCACCTCGGCGGAAGAGCGGCGCGAACTGCGCAGGGGGCTCGCCCGCGCTGTCTGGCAGCGCGATCCGGCCGCCGCCGACCGGTACCACGCGTGTGCCCGGCAGGCGATGCACGAGGGCAAGGTGACCAAGCAGGACGCCGTCTCGCTCCTGCGGCAGTCGCTCTGGCAGGGAGACCTGGAGACAGCGCGGACCGCCAACGAGGCGTACATGACGCTCGAAGGCCCCCGGAACGAGTACACCGAGGCCGAACTCGTCCTCATCTACCGGTGGTTCTACGGATCGGCGTCCGGGCACACCGCATGCCGCTCCGACGGCGGCAACCCCGAATGCGAGGAGGACCCGTGGACCCGGGCGGTCAAATCGGTGTCCGGCGGGCCCGGTTCGGCCGCGGCGAGGGCCGCCCTGTCCAGCGCCGTACACATCCTGGAGAGCTGCCGGCTCGGCGAGACCCTGCTGGAGGTCGTCATCGCCGCACTGCTCACGCTGCTGTGCGGCAACCAGCTGAACCGTGCGTCCGAGCGCTGTGAGGCCCTGTACGCGGAGGCGGTCCGCCGCGGCGGACTGACCTGGCAGGCCGCGCTGGGCGCCGTCCGGGCCGACATCGCGCTGCGCAGAGGTGATCTCAGTGGCGCCGCCACGCACGCATCGGCGGCGCTCGCCCTGCTGCCGGCGCAGAGCTGGGGGGTGATGCTCGGATACCCCCTGAGTACCCTGATCCGGGCCCAGACGGGCCTCCACATGTACGAGGCCGCGGAGGAATCGGTTCGTCAGATGACCTCGGAGGCAGCGCCCACCACCGTCTGGGGGCTGCGCTTCCTGAACGCGCGAGGCCACTACTACCTGGCGACCGACCGGGTCCTGGCCGCCGTCAAGGACTTCCAGACCTGCGGCCGGCTGGCCTACGACCACGACCTGGACGTCTCCGAACTCGTACCGTGGCGCAACGGCCTCGCCGAGGCCAATATGCAGCTCGGCCGTACGAAGGTGGCCCAGGACCTCGTCAAGCAGGAACTCAACAGGCCCCAGGGCGTGGACATGCACACCCAGGGCGTGGCGCTGCGGCTGCTCGCCGGGAGCAGCGATCTGATGCAGCGCACCAGGCTGCTGCGCCAGTCGGTCGACCTGCTCCAGCTCTCCGGCGACCGGATGGAGCTGGCCCGCTCGCTGGCGGACCTCAGCGAGGCACACCGGAGCGTCGGGGAATTCGACGAGGCAAGGGTGACGGCCTGGCGGGCGGTCCAGGAGACGAAGATCTGCGAATCGGGCCTCAGGCCCGCGCCGGTGCTGCCGGCCCAGCGCACGGCGCCACCCGCGCAGGAGCCGGACCAGGCGCCGCCGAGCGAGGGAACGGGCGCCTGCCCGGACGCGGTGACGCTCAGCGAGGCGGAGGAGCGGGTCGCCGTGCTGGCAGCGAAGGGATTCAGCAACCGCGAGATAAGCCGCCGGCTCTTCATCACGGTGAGCACCGTGGAACAGCACCTGACGCGCGTATACCGGAAGCTCGGGGTGAACAGCAGGCGGGCGCTGCCCACCTTCCTCCCGCTGCCCCAGCTGCAGTCCATGTGA